The stretch of DNA GGAAGTGTCCAAATTTAATGCTCAGCTTGAGACACAGAGGAACCACATGAAACTGGAGCAAGCATGCAGTGATTAACAGCAATGGTTACAAACTGAGGGTCAGCTGAAAACTGGTTCTGACCTGCTGTAggacatttctctctctcagagccatCAGTCTGCGGTGCAGGTCCACTAGCTCCTCTGTGTAggcctggggagagagagagagggccacaAATCAGGCGTGGGTGGGAGCGGGGACAGTCGACCTAGGCTAGCCCTATGTGGATGGGGAGAGGCAACAAGATACGACACACTGGGTGGAAGAAAGCCACGCTGCACTGAAAAGCATGGATGAACACTCAGCCCACTGTGTGTGATCTGTGCACATCAGGTACATTATGTACAGAAGAATGAAAGAAGCTGGTGAGCTACAAAGTCAACCAAGGATGAGATTTACTGCATGTTTTACTCATCAGTTAGCTAGTTTTGCTTTGTATAATGCCTGCTAAAAGTATCCATATATGGCGACTACCTGCACCTCCTCTTTGAAAAACTGAGGGACAGTTGTGTAAAATGGTGGCCAATGGTGGTCATGTTGGCAAACAGgaaatacaatgtaaaaaaaaaagcttgatttACCCTTCCTACCTTGTCGTATCCCTTCTTCAGCATCTTCTCTGGTCTGGTACATGGGTCTGGACTCTTCCTCCCAGAGACCTGCAGATGAAGGGtggggagcaggagagagagggagtgaggtgggagagaaagaaagggagagggaggagaagttTTGAGTACATATTGTTCTGAACTCCATGCCACAGAAAGAGCCTTGTTGTAGTCGTGGCCTTTTACCTTGTTGTTGGAagagctgtgtttctgtgcagggggcggggcctcacGGCCCGGGGGGTGGGACTCGTCACTGCTGTCACTCTCGCTGTCCAGACTCATCctgggagaggaggacagggcagGTCAGCCTGTGCGGCCTTACTCACAGCACTGCTCCTCACAGGAgcgggtggcagtgtagcatagtggttaaggagcaggcctcgtaacggaaaggttgccagttcaattccctgcttgtgcactgctgctgtacccttgggcaaagtatttaacccagagttgccagtaaatatccagctgtataaatggataacatcaccatcatcaacattttgtgtctgctaaattccaaCAATGTACAAGTGTAATGAGATGGATGTCTGTGgacgtgtatgtgtgcgcgtttgagtgtttgcatgcatgcacttctCTAAGCTCTGAAGGTCACACTGACCTGGCCCTCTCGATTTTGACAAAGCTGGTCTCAGTGTAATGGTTAGAAAGCCTGCAGTGCATTCCTGTGTATGATCATGCGAgattgtgaatgtgtgaatgtgggaATGTGGGGTGGGAGAAGGGCTGACCGGGAGTCACGATTGGGTGGGTTGGTTTTGACGGGTGTCTCCGCCTCCGAGCTGCTGTCGTCATCGTCCGACTCCTCCGACTGCAGGTCCTCCACCATGGAGCGCAGGGGccctgaggagaggagaggggtggagtACAGAGTCAGCCACAAGCCAGGGTCActcagtgacacacagacacctgccGATGGAGCCAGACTCAGCGGCCATACCTTGGCCTTGCTTCTGCGAGGGCTCGAAGTCCGAGTCCGAGCTGGAGTCCGAGCTGGAGGTGGAGTTGGAGGGGCTGGAGGGCGCCGATGGCTttggggagaaagagaagaatgtCGGCAAGTCAGCAGTAAACCTCAAGCACAAGCACTGTCAAGAACGTACATTGTACTAGATTGTATGTTTGTATCCTTTCATATTTGTAACACTTCATGAAAACTGCGAGAATAATTTCAGCCCAGGGAGGGAGAAAGTGCTGAATTCTAAAGCTAGCAGTCCAGCTGCAGGGAGTAACAGGCCTCACCTCTGACTTCGAGGAGGCCTCGTCTTCGGAGTTGGACTCGTCCGACTCGGGCGGCTTCTTGGACTCCTTTGCCTCCGACGTCTCCGTCTTCACCTTGACCCAGCGGCCCTTGTCCTTGGGTGGCTTCTTGTCCGAGTAGGTGGGCggagctgaggaggaggaggagactcGGGGGGAGGTGCTGGAGAAGCCCCCGCCCCCGGCGCCTTTTGGCCCCTCAGGGAccccttttttctgctttttgacGCTGGATTTCGGGGACTCCACAGCCGAAGGGCGCTTGCTGGGCGCCTTGGTCTCCAGCGGGCCCcctccgcccccgcccccaccagtCCCCCCACCTTTGGGAGACATGCCCTCCTTCAGGGTGAGTTTGGGCTCTTTGAAGGCCGCCTTGGGGGGGGCCTTGCCCTCGTCCTTTATCTTGAGCTCGGCGGGCTTCttggaggatgaagaggaggaggatgatgacGAGGGGTCCCGGGCGGGCTTGCTGCTGCCTCCGTCACGGTCGCTCTCACCCTTGGACGCAGACTTACTCTCGGAGTCCTTGCGTGGACGCTCGCGGTGCTCCTTGGCCAACTTGTGGGGCTTGGGCCCCTTGCTGCTCCCCCCACTGCTGTCTTTACCGGGTTCCTGGAGGGTCATCCATTACAATCAACAGCAGCATTAAAACACAGCTCCCatacacactgccacactccCAGGCCAGCCGTTAAAACAACAGCCCTGCCGGTCACTCGCTAAGTTCATATCACTGGCATTAACCTTGTCCAGCCCTTCATAAACTTTAATGACCAGAAGTGTAATAAACCGCTGCTGTGTGAACCTGTGGGACTTACTGCATCCATTCTACTTACTGACAGTCAGAAAACTGGGGTCAAATTTGAAACAAATACTGGATTCTGAAGAAAAAAGCATCCTCTTACTTACACACAACTACATGCAACAAATGAACTTTGAGTACTTCAGTAACTATACCGCTCTCATGCAACACTCAGACTAAATTACAACAAAACCAAAGGCCTGGTTACGAAAAATCAAGCTCAGACGGGGGTTGGTGGCTTTGTTTTGCTACTGTCTGATGTGACGCAAATGGAAGatggaacttttttttaaaattagatcAGACATCTTAGCAAAGAGAGACTGTCACCAGAACTAACACAACAGGGTCAGCCTCACTCAGTGCTCTGGCGCCATTCTGCTCCCCACAGTCTGTCAGTTCAGAAAGCAGTGAGAGGGAATCACCTAGCCAATTAAAACTGAGGGTGACCAGGCGGCAAGGACTCCAGGGTTACCACCATTACCCTCAGTGGAGCCTCTAGGGAGCTCTCTAATGACCACAGGTATTAAGCTGTAAAGATTCATTCTCACTCGAAAGGCCCGAACGTGAAGCTAGTCCTAGACtgcacaacactgaaaaatcTAAACACTGCCTTATTCTAACCTTCTTTATATAGAATATTAACCTTTCAGCACCCCTACATAGTATTTTTAGCTGAAACTCTACCCTTCTAAGGTTCCACAGGGAGCTGTGGGATGACCAGGATTACCATTTCCCATGAAGTCTCCCTGGTCCCTTTTGATGTTAATAAGGAGGTCAGTCTGGAATGTTATTGGCAGACTTAAGTTTATGGGCGGATTTAGATTTCAGCCTGGGCACCCTATGTTCTGACGCTGACTAAAGGACCACATCCTTCATTACAGATTGAAAACTCGGTTCTTTtaataaaaggaagaaaaagataCAGTTTGTACATTGTGCTAGCTCAGCAGCTGCTTAGTTTTTACAACTGCTAACATGCTTCTTAAAGCTCTTACTGATGCACTTTTCAAATGACAGGTTGCGTGATGATACACTGTAGCGTGCTCACCTTTATGTTACAGTATAAGTACTTCTCTCATGTTCAAGTGTAATGTTTTGAGACAAATGGCGCAGGACGTACACGCTTTGTATAAATGATATTACTCCAACTATGTTCTTTCTTAATTTAGAGCAATTAATCCAGTGTTTTGACTTGCATCTGCTTTTAACGTAAAAAGATTGCCTAATGCCTCAAAGATTGTCATGCAGCAACCTCCTACACAGTATAGTCTGAGGTTCTGCGGAAAAGTCTaggctgacctttgacccatgGGAGGGCTTGGTCTTCTTGGGGTCGGAGAAGGCTGAGAGCGGGATTGTGGGAAGCATGGGGTAGTCGGGGCTGGGCCTGGACACTGCCTCTTCCCCCTCCGGCACCACCATCACCTGCCAGGGAAGAACAACATtcagggagaagagagagagatcagagaaaaggaagagacaggagagagaaagcaggggaTGTCTGAGGAGAGCCAGAATATTACTTTGATGAAAATGATGTTACATGCTGGAATAGAGTTTTTGTATTTATGCCTACAGTTTCTATTACTGTCTACAGTCCTACTAAATCTAACCATGTAGAGAGAATCACAGTAAATCAAATGCTAAAATCGCATCCAACAAGGAGCACACAGACCAAGGAATTCAAACCAGAGTATGCAGACACAACAAAACCACTTCCTtgagatacagaaaaaaacagtcttttGAAACATTTGAGGGTGACACCCCTTGCCCACACAGACTCACCCCGCCAGCTTTGACCAGCTTGCGCCGAAACTCGCGGGTGGGGTTGTTGAAGGTGAGCTTCTCGCAGCGCAGGTGATTGACAGGAGGGTTTCCCTCCAGGTTCAGGAACAGGTCGTAGTTGAAGCACACCTTCTTGGGCTCCTCCTGCATCCACAACAAGGTAAAAAGACACGCTGCTTTAATGGCAGTAAACACCACAGAATTTAGTGTAACATGTTCTGCTCTGCACTGACgctagggcagcagtgtagcatcgtggtaacaggactcgtaaccaaaaggctgccagttcgattccctattggggcactgctgttgtatccttgggcaaggtgcttaacccagaattgcctcagtaaatatctagctgtataaatgggtaacatttaaaaatgcaagtcgctctggataagagcgtctgttgaatgtaatataaaaaaatgtaatgctctgGGAAGGCTTTGTTAATGCTTCTCTCTATCATGCCCACTAACCAAGCATCAATTTGACTTCATAGAGCAGAAGTAAAAATCTCATATGAAGTGAAACAGATTCTGTTCATGTTGGTGAAATTCTGAGAGACTGGGCATGAGGAAGTCAAGACAGCAGAAACGGTGAAACGATGAAACCTCAAAATATGGCCACTCGTTTTCACTTCAGGGAATCTATACGTACACAGTATGCAACTATAGCACAAAGTGAGAGcgaacacagcagcacagtgatATAAGTATTGCCCGGCTGTTGCGTGTATTTTTTGcagcagggaaagagagagaaagcctaTCAGGAAAGAGCCACGCAGCCTAAGCTACACAATAGCTGAAGCCACGTCAAATAGGAGGACTTtggaaaagcaaacacatcAGAGATAAAAATGCAGACGGAAACCCGCTGGTAAAATATGGAGGGTGCCCGACTCCCTTCTTTAGAACTCACCATCTCTCTGTCCTATTgctcgctctctgtctctctctgtctgtctctccctttctctctccctcatgtGCAATGCACTCATATAGCTGTGGCGTACTCGGTTTCCTGTtcccctgtctgcctgtctgtgcagtcCGTCTGTCTCGGCCAGGGGAGAGAGCTTCGCTAGAGATCACAGGCTGACGCTGGCGGATTCCGCAATTCCTAATCGCTACATCTGACAGCTCATCCTGTGCCTTCCCTCATTctgcggggaaaaaaaaaaaagaccaaaccTCCCTTCACTCAACCACCTCTGacccaatacacacacagcaaactgcAGATTCATGACACCTCTTCTTAAATGACATCACTTGGTGTGCAGTCCtgtgggattctgggaaatCTGAGGGCAGAAATGTGGCACACCGTACCACCTCCACCTTTGTCTGCCTAGAAGATGCAGGGAATGGTGAGAAAATGACAACGGGCTAATCTACCCCACCGAAATCAGCGAGTCCACCCAGCTGCCACcatactgaaaaacactgtCCGGTCCAGCGTTAGAAAGGCCGCAGAAAGTACAGTGCAATCCTGTGCCGCTCTGCAGACGCAAAGTGAGAACGTACAGAGGAGAGGTGAAGCAGGAGAGCGAAGAGGAAGCTGtggtcagagggagagagactcaCACATGCTTGGGCTTAACCAACATGCAGGGTGACGAaaccaaaacagacagagacaaagccCTGTGCCCTCACTGCATTGCAATGACCAGTTGACTGGACCTAGCGATTAAAATGGTGTTCCCCACTCCTGCTTGTGGGGACTCACTAGGTATGCTGGCATTCATTAATGCTCCTTTGAATGAATTATGCCTACTGTGCTGCTAACTGAATGTTGATCTAGGCAGCACATGTTTTTAGAGCTTTTGCATTTTGGCATGTTAGTGTATTTCTTCAACTCATCTTCTTGAATTTTAGGAGTGGTGTCATGATTAATTGAGCTTAATCCTAAAcactacaacaacaaaatgaaccATTCATCTTCACACAAACCCATACAAATGGTTATGGCATCAAGCGGACAAAAATGAACGGAAAAACATCTTTACTTCAATCTCGCACAAACACTTCCAGCAACACTTTTAGGTCACAGTGAACTGAAAGCAGGTAACCATCCAGAGATACTGACTCAGTATTCAATCATTGGCTGAATCAGACATGATGACTTGAGCTCAGCTCTCATCAATCCCAGGATGCATTTCTCCTCCACTGTTCTGAGCCAGGTCACTTCTGTCTGCTCTCTTTAGCATGAGCGCTGGCCAGGTTTGCCTGCCGTTTGGCAACTGGTCGTCAGCACACAGTGGGCGGAGCGTGGCCCTGGCCCCGGCTTCCCATCTGCccccacacacagtgacatttgaCACCTGACTCAAGCCCTCCAATGCGCTTTATtacccctccatctccctccagTGTCACTCCAGCTGCCCCCTCCATTACTGCAGTCCTGGATGAGGCTGGCCCGTTCCGTAAGGCCCGCGTTTCCACAGAAGTGCACATGCAAATCACACCAACCGAACAGCCACCCACGCCTTCAGTGGCCAGGCTCTGGTTGGACGTACCAGAAACGGATGATCTGCGTTTTTAATACTCACCTTGTTCTTGAAATAAACTTCGATGGGCATGAGGAAGCCGGCGTACCCAGACTCCTCCACTTTGTACGGCGGCTCTTTGCACACTTAGAACACAGAAAGGACATTGACAGCAGATTAGTGACAGACACTTGAATCATGCCATGCTGTCAAAAAAGACAGATGCTAtcaattttaagaaaatgtaaatcaaaGAAGCA from Megalops cyprinoides isolate fMegCyp1 chromosome 20, fMegCyp1.pri, whole genome shotgun sequence encodes:
- the LOC118795693 gene encoding protein ENL-like isoform X2, yielding MENQCTVQVKLELGHRAQLRKKVTSEGFTHDWMVFVRGPEMCDIQHFVDKVVFRLHESFPKPKRVCKEPPYKVEESGYAGFLMPIEVYFKNKEEPKKVCFNYDLFLNLEGNPPVNHLRCEKLTFNNPTREFRRKLVKAGGVMVVPEGEEAVSRPSPDYPMLPTIPLSAFSDPKKTKPSHGSKEPGKDSSGGSSKGPKPHKLAKEHRERPRKDSESKSASKGESDRDGGSSKPARDPSSSSSSSSSSKKPAELKIKDEGKAPPKAAFKEPKLTLKEGMSPKGGGTGGGGGGGGPLETKAPSKRPSAVESPKSSVKKQKKGVPEGPKGAGGGGFSSTSPRVSSSSSAPPTYSDKKPPKDKGRWVKVKTETSEAKESKKPPESDESNSEDEASSKSEPSAPSSPSNSTSSSDSSSDSDFEPSQKQGQGPLRSMVEDLQSEESDDDDSSSEAETPVKTNPPNRDSRMSLDSESDSSDESHPPGREAPPPAQKHSSSNNKVSGRKSPDPCTRPEKMLKKGYDKAYTEELVDLHRRLMALRERNVLQQIVNLIEETGHFNVTNTTFDFDLFSLDESTVRKLQSYLEATAT
- the LOC118795693 gene encoding protein ENL-like isoform X1, whose amino-acid sequence is MENQCTVQVKLELGHRAQLRKKVTSEGFTHDWMVFVRGPEMCDIQHFVDKVVFRLHESFPKPKRVCKEPPYKVEESGYAGFLMPIEVYFKNKEEPKKVCFNYDLFLNLEGNPPVNHLRCEKLTFNNPTREFRRKLVKAGGVMVVPEGEEAVSRPSPDYPMLPTIPLSAFSDPKKTKPSHGSKEPGKDSSGGSSKGPKPHKLAKEHRERPRKDSESKSASKGESDRDGGSSKPARDPSSSSSSSSSSKKPAELKIKDEGKAPPKAAFKEPKLTLKEGMSPKGGGTGGGGGGGGPLETKAPSKRPSAVESPKSSVKKQKKGVPEGPKGAGGGGFSSTSPRVSSSSSAPPTYSDKKPPKDKGRWVKVKTETSEAKESKKPPESDESNSEDEASSKSEPSAPSSPSNSTSSSDSSSDSDFEPSQKQGQGPLRSMVEDLQSEESDDDDSSSEAETPVKTNPPNRDSRMSLDSESDSSDESHPPGREAPPPAQKHSSSNNKVSGRKSPDPCTRPEKMLKKGYDKVGRAYTEELVDLHRRLMALRERNVLQQIVNLIEETGHFNVTNTTFDFDLFSLDESTVRKLQSYLEATAT